A window of the Paenibacillus sp. genome harbors these coding sequences:
- a CDS encoding glycosyltransferase — MSERNEPEISIVICTYNRADVLERTLTYLLGVNGINLTEVIIVDNNSTDHTRQIVEKFVPRFQRMIYVLEIKQGLSIARNTGVKRAQAPIIAFLDDDAFPEKHWCKSILEGFQVNDKIMALGGIIELEFDGERPSWLLPQLEPLYSCLDLGDTQGPFPNLLHPLGANMAFRCEVFHQHKFPENLGRKGKSLLSGEESYLFSLIRRDKGIIYYFPKMKVRHFVAKDRLSKDWLIRRYKAEGVSKAMGAMTIFRRFALFAVTITKILLLIAEKPFLKLKGDGHTLLNNCRLTSQFAAMNELFRGKTGT, encoded by the coding sequence GTGAGTGAAAGGAACGAACCGGAAATCTCAATCGTAATATGCACGTATAACAGGGCAGACGTCCTTGAAAGAACGCTAACGTATTTGTTAGGAGTTAACGGGATCAACCTTACTGAAGTGATTATTGTTGATAATAATTCAACGGATCATACGCGGCAAATCGTCGAGAAGTTCGTACCTCGCTTTCAGCGGATGATTTATGTATTGGAGATTAAGCAAGGCCTTTCCATTGCTAGGAATACTGGAGTCAAGCGTGCGCAAGCACCCATTATTGCATTTTTAGACGATGACGCTTTTCCGGAAAAACATTGGTGTAAAAGCATTCTTGAGGGATTCCAGGTAAATGATAAGATCATGGCGCTTGGCGGAATCATAGAATTGGAGTTCGATGGGGAAAGGCCTTCATGGCTGTTGCCCCAACTGGAACCTTTATACTCCTGCTTGGATTTAGGAGATACACAGGGTCCGTTTCCAAACTTGCTCCACCCGCTAGGGGCTAACATGGCCTTTAGGTGCGAAGTGTTCCACCAACATAAGTTTCCAGAAAATTTAGGTAGGAAAGGGAAGTCGTTGTTATCGGGTGAGGAGTCGTATCTATTTTCCTTAATACGTAGAGACAAGGGAATTATATATTATTTTCCTAAAATGAAGGTTAGGCATTTTGTAGCAAAAGATAGGCTTTCTAAAGATTGGTTAATCAGGCGATACAAGGCGGAGGGGGTTTCTAAGGCGATGGGGGCAATGACCATTTTCCGACGGTTCGCTCTGTTTGCCGTCACCATCACTAAAATTCTCCTTCTGATCGCTGAGAAACCGTTTCTCAAACTAAAAGGGGACGGGCACACTTTGTTAAATAATTGCAGGCTAACAAGTCAATTTGCTGCAATGAATGAATTGTTTCGTGGGAAGACAGGTACGTGA
- a CDS encoding glycosyltransferase family 4 protein, translating to MDILVVTDKLYPDESGGSCTYAFETTNHLTKLGNNVSIFTGYPEKRTNDAFFPGITIYRDLEKKNLLKSAKSLETVLKSNHYDVIIFHSIISWFLYYLAVRLFNHRKTYTTLGIYHGPWYKEALLKFKGNKSYFKYSLVPVMRLLEYFYANSVDSFLFLSNYMKHQLANTNKRVLNKTSKIIPGGVNVAEFQRRMDKANARKILKIPENKFVIFSLRRLEYRMGIQNGIEAISRIPNDNIIFMVGGKGPYETVLKEKAATSGIDCVFLGYIPQDQLHLYFCAADLFLVPSIDLEGFGLVNLEALAMELPVLVTPQGGMKEIQGVFKYFYVSESNTVEDLAIKIKELQDNLRGTESFVDETIKRFDWSHITEEIYLYVKELAARTQAD from the coding sequence ATGGATATACTTGTCGTTACCGACAAGCTATACCCCGATGAATCAGGTGGTTCCTGCACCTACGCATTTGAAACAACAAACCACTTGACCAAACTAGGGAATAACGTAAGTATTTTTACGGGTTATCCGGAGAAACGAACGAATGATGCCTTTTTCCCTGGTATTACCATATACAGAGATCTTGAAAAGAAAAACTTGTTAAAATCCGCTAAAAGTTTAGAGACGGTCTTGAAGTCAAATCATTACGACGTTATTATCTTCCATTCCATTATATCATGGTTTCTATATTATCTTGCTGTACGTCTCTTTAACCACAGGAAAACGTACACCACGCTCGGCATTTACCATGGGCCGTGGTACAAAGAGGCTTTATTAAAATTCAAGGGGAATAAATCCTATTTTAAATATTCGTTAGTTCCGGTAATGAGATTGTTAGAATATTTTTATGCGAATTCAGTCGATTCTTTCCTTTTCTTGAGTAATTACATGAAACATCAACTGGCGAATACAAATAAAAGAGTATTGAATAAAACCTCCAAAATAATTCCAGGAGGTGTCAATGTTGCTGAATTTCAGAGGAGGATGGACAAAGCCAATGCCCGAAAGATCCTCAAAATACCAGAAAATAAATTTGTAATCTTTTCACTTAGAAGATTAGAATATAGGATGGGAATACAGAATGGCATTGAAGCTATTTCAAGAATCCCAAATGATAATATAATATTTATGGTTGGCGGCAAGGGTCCTTACGAAACAGTTTTAAAGGAGAAGGCGGCAACATCAGGAATCGATTGCGTGTTTCTTGGCTATATCCCTCAGGATCAGTTGCATCTATATTTTTGCGCCGCGGACCTTTTCTTGGTACCGTCCATCGATCTAGAGGGCTTCGGTTTGGTTAATCTCGAAGCATTGGCTATGGAATTGCCCGTATTAGTAACCCCACAAGGCGGTATGAAGGAAATCCAGGGTGTATTTAAATACTTTTACGTGTCAGAGAGCAATACCGTAGAAGACTTGGCAATAAAAATTAAAGAACTGCAAGATAATCTAAGAGGAACGGAATCATTCGTTGATGAAACAATCAAAAGGTTTGATTGGAGTCATATAACGGAGGAAATATACCTATATGTTAAAGAACTCGCAGCTCGAACCCAAGCAGATTAA
- a CDS encoding glycosyltransferase, producing MRILHIGEYAKGGVATYLRGVIDCQLQNHDVHLMVSDNSEEFPNIPPEKLHRYQYRRSVGDLIRGALQIHKVIRKIRPDVIHVHSSFAGFMVRAMLLIKKKGSYKLIYCPHGWSFLMETGSVRKWIYSLIERILSVKTDIIINISKFELDQALARKLPSSKNVLVYNGTKECPVKMDRNGLEPGKEIRLLFVGRLDRQKGLDILLDIFREYPMGHIKLFVVGDSVLKDQKIDFPKNVVHIGWVENDRIDEYYIRCDAVIIPSRWEGFGLVAIEAMRNKRAVLASNRGALPELVEHGVNGYIFDINNKSEVADLLSNISKDTLIQMGDKGYSLFQKKFTLERMNEEILRLYTNGVR from the coding sequence ATGAGAATACTGCATATCGGCGAATATGCCAAAGGTGGGGTGGCAACGTACTTAAGAGGTGTCATCGACTGTCAACTGCAAAACCATGATGTTCACTTAATGGTATCAGACAACAGTGAAGAGTTTCCGAACATACCTCCTGAAAAATTACATCGGTACCAATATAGAAGGAGTGTTGGCGATCTCATTCGGGGGGCATTACAAATTCACAAGGTAATCCGCAAAATTCGACCCGATGTGATCCATGTTCATAGCAGTTTTGCGGGATTCATGGTTAGGGCAATGTTATTAATTAAAAAAAAAGGATCGTATAAATTGATATACTGTCCTCATGGATGGTCTTTTTTAATGGAAACAGGATCGGTTCGTAAATGGATCTATTCTTTAATCGAAAGAATCTTATCCGTTAAAACAGACATTATTATTAACATATCGAAGTTTGAATTAGATCAAGCTTTAGCCAGAAAATTGCCTAGTTCCAAAAACGTGCTCGTGTATAACGGAACTAAAGAATGTCCTGTGAAGATGGATAGGAATGGACTGGAACCGGGGAAGGAGATACGGTTATTATTCGTCGGGCGACTAGACCGCCAGAAAGGACTCGATATACTTCTTGATATTTTCCGTGAGTATCCAATGGGGCACATTAAATTATTTGTTGTAGGGGATAGCGTTCTTAAAGATCAAAAGATAGATTTCCCCAAAAACGTGGTACACATCGGTTGGGTAGAAAATGATCGAATTGACGAGTATTATATAAGGTGCGACGCCGTCATTATCCCGTCTCGCTGGGAAGGCTTTGGCCTGGTTGCTATTGAAGCAATGCGGAATAAAAGAGCGGTACTTGCCAGCAATCGAGGCGCGTTGCCGGAACTCGTGGAGCATGGGGTTAATGGCTACATTTTTGATATCAACAACAAGTCGGAAGTTGCCGATTTGCTGTCGAATATAAGTAAGGATACTTTAATTCAGATGGGGGATAAGGGTTATAGCTTATTTCAAAAGAAATTTACATTGGAAAGAATGAATGAGGAAATACTTAGATTATATACGAATGGAGTGCGGTAA
- the rfbH gene encoding lipopolysaccharide biosynthesis protein RfbH, translating to MKQGDLLKIKGELFVVVEVLKASLKTIRVTENPESEYSFHDEMEWTHEELKQIGGFTQAGQLTQQHLNKAKREEIFNKVKQFYNLFHQRPDFVPGSSHINYAGKVYDEKEMVALADASLDFWLTSGRFSKKFEQEFARFLGVRYALLTNSGSSANLLAMSALTSPKLGERRLRPGDEVITVAAGFPTTVAPIVQNKLIPVFVDVDLATYNISVNEIEQAISPKTKAIMIAHTMGNPFNLKAVMEIAEKYKLWVVEDNCDALGSKYDGKLTGTFGHIGTSSFYPPHHITMGEGGAVYTNDPILKMAIESFRDWGRDCWCPSGCDNTCNKRFGWQLGQLPHGYDHKYTYSHLGYNLKVTDMQAAIGLEQLKKLPEFVERRIHNFNRLKEKLSVLEDIVILPEATTNTEPSWFGFIMTVRDGNMYSRNKITQMLEASNVQTRMLFAGNLIKQPAFEGVEYRQASHLTNTDKIMNDTFLVGVYPGLNDDMIDHMAEKIIESVNKAKL from the coding sequence ATGAAACAGGGAGATCTGTTGAAGATAAAGGGAGAATTGTTTGTTGTTGTCGAAGTGCTTAAGGCAAGCTTGAAAACAATTCGGGTGACGGAAAATCCAGAAAGTGAATACAGTTTCCACGATGAAATGGAGTGGACACATGAAGAGCTGAAGCAAATCGGTGGTTTTACACAAGCAGGGCAATTAACGCAACAACATCTTAACAAGGCAAAACGGGAAGAAATTTTCAACAAAGTGAAGCAATTTTACAACCTATTTCATCAGCGTCCTGATTTTGTCCCCGGAAGTTCTCATATAAACTATGCAGGAAAAGTGTATGACGAGAAAGAAATGGTCGCGCTCGCCGACGCCTCGTTGGATTTTTGGCTTACATCAGGGAGATTCAGTAAAAAGTTCGAGCAAGAATTTGCAAGGTTTTTAGGAGTTAGATATGCATTATTAACGAATTCCGGTTCATCGGCGAACTTGTTGGCAATGTCTGCTTTGACATCGCCAAAACTTGGTGAACGCAGACTGCGCCCGGGGGATGAAGTGATTACGGTTGCTGCAGGGTTTCCTACGACTGTTGCACCAATTGTACAAAATAAGCTGATTCCGGTTTTTGTTGATGTAGATTTGGCGACTTACAATATCAGCGTGAATGAAATTGAGCAGGCAATTTCACCTAAGACCAAAGCAATTATGATTGCTCATACAATGGGCAACCCGTTTAATCTTAAAGCTGTTATGGAAATCGCCGAAAAGTACAAACTTTGGGTTGTCGAGGATAACTGTGACGCACTTGGCTCTAAATACGACGGAAAATTAACGGGGACCTTCGGGCATATCGGCACATCCAGCTTTTACCCACCACATCATATTACGATGGGAGAAGGTGGGGCTGTATATACTAATGATCCCATTTTGAAAATGGCGATCGAATCATTCAGAGACTGGGGAAGGGATTGTTGGTGCCCATCTGGATGTGACAATACATGCAACAAACGTTTCGGTTGGCAGTTAGGCCAGTTGCCGCACGGGTACGATCACAAATATACTTATTCGCATTTAGGATATAACTTAAAAGTAACGGATATGCAGGCAGCAATAGGATTGGAGCAACTAAAGAAACTGCCGGAATTCGTTGAAAGACGGATTCATAATTTCAACCGTTTGAAAGAGAAGCTTAGTGTTTTGGAGGACATTGTTATACTGCCGGAAGCAACGACAAACACTGAGCCAAGCTGGTTTGGGTTTATTATGACGGTGCGCGACGGGAATATGTATTCTAGAAACAAAATCACTCAAATGCTAGAAGCATCTAATGTGCAAACGAGAATGCTCTTTGCCGGAAATTTAATAAAACAGCCTGCATTTGAAGGCGTCGAATATAGACAGGCGTCTCATTTAACGAATACAGACAAAATTATGAACGATACCTTCTTGGTCGGTGTTTATCCGGGTTTGAACGATGATATGATTGACCACATGGCGGAAAAAATAATTGAATCTGTAAACAAGGCGAAGTTATGA
- a CDS encoding sugar phosphate nucleotidyltransferase: MNPATQNMHLVLLSGGSGKRLWPLSNDSRSKQFLKVLKNPENGMESMVQRVWRQITLAGFADQTTITTSKAQSELLENQLGNVQSLIIEPERRDTFPAIALSATYLYSKKRARPDDVVIVLPVDPYVESGFFERIKLLGNVLQESGSNLALLGVRPTYPSTKYGYIVPQEGTVNLNHFAKVSHFKEKPTISEAEVLIEQNAKWNCGVFAFRLNYLFKILTNKGLPVEYDFLYREYRRLPKISFDYEVVEKENSIVMVSYDGYWKDLGTWNTLTEEMDSLVIGNAFLDNTSENTHVINELDIPITVLGTSNAVIAASPDGILVCDKNHSPFIKDIVSTYDNLPMHMERRWGYYRILDYTQKESKEILTRRVTLHEGKNLSYQFHNHRTETWTIISGKGEVVIDGKARKVLPGDVVKIPNKCKHSIRAETTLEFIEIQYGTISEEDVHRLTYSWEDALIIK; encoded by the coding sequence ATGAATCCGGCAACTCAAAACATGCATTTAGTTTTGTTGTCCGGGGGTTCGGGCAAACGGCTTTGGCCCCTCTCAAATGACTCCCGCTCAAAACAGTTTTTGAAAGTGTTGAAAAATCCCGAAAATGGGATGGAATCTATGGTACAGAGGGTCTGGAGACAGATTACTCTTGCCGGATTTGCCGACCAAACCACAATAACGACAAGCAAAGCGCAAAGCGAACTACTGGAGAACCAACTGGGGAACGTGCAATCTCTTATCATTGAGCCGGAAAGAAGAGATACTTTCCCCGCAATCGCTCTTAGTGCAACCTATTTGTATTCGAAAAAAAGAGCGAGACCGGATGATGTCGTTATTGTTTTGCCGGTGGATCCTTATGTCGAGTCAGGTTTTTTTGAGAGGATTAAATTGCTTGGAAACGTGCTGCAAGAAAGCGGATCGAACCTCGCCTTATTAGGAGTACGACCGACATATCCTTCAACTAAATATGGGTACATTGTGCCGCAGGAAGGAACCGTAAATCTAAATCATTTCGCGAAAGTAAGTCATTTTAAAGAAAAGCCGACTATAAGTGAAGCGGAAGTTCTGATAGAGCAAAATGCTAAGTGGAATTGCGGAGTATTCGCATTCCGTTTAAACTACTTGTTTAAAATATTAACTAACAAAGGTTTACCCGTTGAGTACGATTTTCTATACCGCGAATATCGACGCCTGCCCAAAATCAGCTTTGATTATGAAGTCGTGGAGAAAGAAAATAGTATTGTAATGGTTAGTTACGATGGGTACTGGAAAGACTTGGGTACTTGGAACACTCTCACGGAAGAGATGGACAGCTTGGTGATCGGGAATGCATTTTTAGACAATACCTCCGAGAATACACACGTGATAAATGAATTAGATATCCCGATTACCGTCTTGGGAACCTCCAATGCAGTTATTGCCGCAAGCCCGGACGGAATCCTTGTCTGCGATAAAAACCATAGTCCTTTTATAAAAGATATCGTTTCAACTTACGACAACCTCCCTATGCATATGGAGAGACGGTGGGGATATTACAGGATATTGGATTATACGCAGAAAGAATCAAAAGAGATTTTAACAAGAAGAGTGACATTACACGAGGGAAAAAATCTAAGCTACCAATTCCATAACCATCGTACCGAAACGTGGACAATTATCTCTGGCAAAGGTGAGGTCGTTATTGACGGTAAAGCGAGAAAGGTTCTTCCGGGCGACGTCGTCAAAATTCCAAATAAGTGCAAGCATTCGATACGGGCAGAGACAACGCTTGAATTCATAGAAATACAGTACGGGACGATTTCCGAGGAAGATGTCCACAGACTCACGTATTCTTGGGAAGATGCACTTATTATTAAATAA
- the galU gene encoding UTP--glucose-1-phosphate uridylyltransferase GalU gives MRVTKAIIPAAGLGTRFLPATKAQPKEMLPLVDKPTIQYIVEEALRSGIQDIIIVTGRGKRAIEDHFDYSVELELALLKKGNTKVVNELRAITEMVNIHYIRQKEPKGLGHAIWCARKFIGNEPFAVLLGDDIVVSDTPCLKQLADVYEEYEGTVLGVKEVASSEASKYGIIAPDQRYSTDLYKVNSLVEKPKKEEAPSNIAIMGRYILTPDIFDILERLEPGAGDEIQLTDALNVLAKTRQVLAYRFEGERYDVGDKFGFVKATIDFALGREDLGTEVVNYLQEVLEKKLVKKV, from the coding sequence TTGAGGGTAACAAAAGCTATTATTCCAGCGGCTGGGTTGGGCACAAGGTTTTTGCCGGCGACAAAGGCGCAGCCGAAAGAAATGCTTCCGTTGGTAGATAAACCGACTATTCAGTACATTGTTGAAGAGGCACTCCGTTCCGGAATTCAGGATATCATAATTGTTACCGGTAGAGGAAAGCGCGCAATTGAAGACCACTTCGATTATTCCGTTGAATTGGAGTTGGCTCTTCTGAAAAAAGGAAATACAAAAGTCGTTAACGAACTTCGGGCAATCACGGAAATGGTTAATATCCATTACATTCGCCAAAAAGAGCCTAAAGGTTTGGGGCATGCGATATGGTGCGCAAGGAAATTTATCGGCAATGAACCATTTGCGGTATTGCTTGGTGACGATATTGTGGTTTCCGATACACCATGTTTAAAACAATTAGCAGATGTTTACGAAGAATACGAGGGTACCGTGTTAGGCGTGAAAGAGGTTGCGTCATCGGAGGCGTCGAAGTATGGCATCATTGCGCCTGATCAACGTTACAGTACTGATCTCTATAAGGTAAACTCTCTGGTAGAGAAACCTAAAAAAGAAGAGGCGCCATCTAATATAGCAATAATGGGACGTTATATCTTAACGCCTGATATATTCGATATTCTGGAGCGGTTAGAACCCGGAGCTGGCGATGAGATTCAACTTACGGATGCGCTAAACGTATTGGCGAAGACACGGCAGGTGCTGGCTTACCGGTTCGAAGGTGAACGTTACGATGTAGGTGATAAATTTGGTTTCGTAAAAGCCACGATTGATTTCGCATTAGGACGAGAAGATTTGGGCACAGAGGTTGTAAATTACTTGCAGGAAGTATTGGAGAAAAAATTGGTTAAGAAAGTATAG
- a CDS encoding YdcF family protein, with translation MKYFAVTKVLIIILVKSSWHYRFLLVIPLLLICLYTSYAPILKSAGNVLKINCSDPARSDVIIVLGGEMDGERTRKGAELYKQGVAPKVMLSDGTKMSWRTTAIKEMYDLAVLEGVPEEDIIQENRSRSTYENALFTRELMERHGMTSAIVVTSDWHAKRSEFIFNKLFEGSGIHVNVCGTPDDRSDFNEWWKDGEKQQVVLTEWAKLLTYWARYLF, from the coding sequence ATGAAATATTTTGCAGTAACGAAGGTGTTGATTATCATATTAGTTAAGTCTAGTTGGCATTATCGTTTCCTCCTTGTTATCCCGCTTCTTTTGATTTGTCTATACACATCTTATGCGCCAATACTCAAATCGGCAGGAAACGTTCTAAAGATCAACTGCTCAGATCCCGCTCGCTCCGACGTCATCATCGTCCTCGGCGGCGAGATGGACGGCGAGCGTACGCGGAAGGGTGCGGAGTTGTACAAGCAGGGGGTCGCGCCGAAGGTGATGCTGTCCGACGGGACGAAGATGTCTTGGCGGACGACGGCGATCAAGGAGATGTACGATTTGGCGGTGCTGGAGGGCGTGCCGGAGGAGGACATCATCCAGGAGAATCGGTCCCGCAGCACTTATGAGAATGCGTTGTTTACGAGAGAACTGATGGAACGGCACGGGATGACGTCCGCCATCGTGGTAACGTCCGATTGGCACGCGAAGCGGTCCGAGTTTATCTTTAATAAGCTGTTCGAAGGGAGCGGCATCCATGTTAATGTTTGCGGAACGCCCGACGACCGCAGCGACTTCAACGAATGGTGGAAAGACGGCGAGAAGCAGCAGGTCGTACTGACAGAGTGGGCGAAATTGCTAACTTACTGGGCAAGATACTTATTCTGA
- a CDS encoding glycosyltransferase family 2 protein yields the protein MEKILVIVPVYNEEATIVNTVKLLEQIDFVDYIVVNDGSTDRTLERLREYNFNFINLSTNLGIGGAVQTGYRYALKHGYDYAIQLDADGQHNPRDLLALYREMVERKCDMVIGSRFVKKTGYRGEKSRRFGIYFFYRLIFLLTGKRITDPTSGYRLVNRKVIEEFAAYYPVDYPEVEVLVLLFKKGFDIREISVEMNERQGGTSSINLRRAIYYMIKVTIFSIIRKAF from the coding sequence TTGGAAAAAATATTGGTGATTGTTCCCGTCTACAACGAAGAAGCGACGATCGTGAATACTGTGAAGCTCCTCGAGCAGATAGATTTTGTCGATTATATCGTTGTTAACGACGGATCGACGGATCGTACGCTGGAGAGGTTAAGGGAGTATAATTTTAATTTTATAAATCTTTCTACCAATCTAGGCATCGGGGGCGCGGTGCAGACCGGGTATCGGTATGCGCTGAAGCATGGGTACGATTATGCGATTCAACTTGATGCGGATGGGCAGCACAATCCGCGCGATCTGCTGGCCTTGTACCGCGAAATGGTTGAGCGGAAGTGCGATATGGTGATCGGCTCGAGATTCGTGAAGAAGACGGGGTACAGGGGAGAGAAAAGCCGGCGGTTCGGGATTTATTTCTTTTACCGGCTGATTTTCCTGCTGACGGGGAAGCGGATTACGGATCCGACCTCCGGATACCGGTTGGTGAACCGGAAGGTGATCGAAGAGTTCGCGGCGTATTACCCCGTGGATTACCCGGAGGTGGAGGTGCTCGTGCTGCTCTTTAAGAAAGGCTTCGACATTCGCGAGATCAGCGTGGAAATGAACGAGCGCCAGGGAGGCACGTCGTCGATCAATTTGCGCAGGGCCATTTATTACATGATCAAGGTCACCATATTCTCGATTATCCGCAAGGCGTTCTAG
- a CDS encoding DUF2304 domain-containing protein: MSSVQVISLVVSFGFTLIVIYFTGKHKLKDKYAFFWLVLSFISLLLVPLIPLLNRFAETVGIQYMPSLFFLLAFILMFSISIYIMTVLSNHQESIRRLIQDNAFLLREVEELRKQLERTRGKNDVDP; encoded by the coding sequence ATGAGCAGCGTCCAAGTGATTTCCTTGGTGGTGAGCTTCGGGTTTACGTTGATCGTTATTTACTTTACCGGGAAGCATAAACTCAAGGATAAGTACGCCTTCTTTTGGCTTGTGCTGTCATTCATTTCGTTGCTGCTCGTGCCGTTGATTCCGCTGTTGAACCGCTTTGCGGAGACAGTTGGCATCCAGTATATGCCGAGTTTATTTTTCCTGTTGGCTTTTATTTTGATGTTTTCCATCTCTATATATATCATGACCGTGCTCAGCAACCATCAAGAGTCGATTCGACGATTGATCCAAGACAACGCGTTCTTGCTGCGCGAGGTCGAAGAATTGAGAAAGCAGCTCGAGCGAACGAGGGGAAAAAACGATGTCGATCCATAA
- a CDS encoding EamA family transporter, which translates to MSIHNLLLVLANAVLLIAGQFCWKLGVESRKIHSLADSLHLLFTPMVMAGLILYGVATILWLFILSRVPLSVAYPIQSVAYVFGVVGAHYLFKETITVWKIAGCLLIVAGVSLIAIKGR; encoded by the coding sequence ATGTCGATCCATAATTTGCTGCTGGTGTTGGCGAATGCGGTGTTGCTGATCGCAGGCCAGTTTTGCTGGAAGCTCGGCGTCGAAAGCCGCAAGATCCATTCTCTGGCGGATTCGCTGCATCTGCTCTTCACGCCGATGGTGATGGCGGGCCTGATTTTGTACGGCGTAGCAACGATTCTGTGGCTGTTTATTTTGTCCCGCGTACCCCTCAGCGTTGCGTACCCGATACAAAGCGTCGCGTACGTCTTCGGCGTCGTCGGGGCGCATTATTTGTTTAAAGAAACGATCACCGTTTGGAAGATCGCTGGCTGTCTGCTGATTGTGGCGGGCGTGTCATTGATCGCGATCAAAGGGAGGTAA
- a CDS encoding carbohydrate kinase family protein translates to MLSYLTVIGNVFIDIKGFAHRAYDPYGKNIGDVRFVHGGVGRNVADNLAALGAPTRLVASVDESALGAEVVRRLADAGVDTAYLAVAERGMGMWLAVMDEAGNVRGGISQQPRFDALQRTLEQRGEELMRDTDRIVLSVDLTEPIARRSIELARRHRKPIYGLPGHFQIVMEHQDLLGELDCFICNHVEAGRLTGDDWEGLSNERRLEALEAFMEARGVRAMVVTLGAEGAVYCDREALLRGFQPTFPATLRDASGAGDAFSAGTVWGLSRGMPLDQAVVSGTKVAGWVIESEQNVCPDAADRMRQDPFFRKWI, encoded by the coding sequence ATGCTATCGTATCTTACCGTTATCGGCAACGTCTTTATCGATATCAAAGGCTTCGCGCACCGCGCCTACGACCCGTACGGCAAAAACATCGGCGACGTGCGTTTCGTCCACGGCGGCGTCGGCCGCAACGTCGCCGACAACTTGGCTGCGCTGGGCGCGCCGACGCGGCTCGTCGCCTCCGTCGACGAGAGCGCCCTCGGCGCCGAGGTCGTCCGCCGGCTGGCCGATGCCGGCGTCGACACGGCCTATCTCGCCGTCGCGGAGCGAGGCATGGGCATGTGGCTCGCGGTCATGGACGAAGCCGGTAACGTACGGGGCGGCATCTCGCAGCAGCCCCGGTTTGACGCGCTGCAGCGCACGCTCGAGCAGCGCGGGGAGGAGCTGATGCGGGACACGGATCGCATCGTGCTGTCCGTCGATCTGACGGAGCCGATCGCCCGCCGCAGCATCGAATTGGCCCGCCGGCATCGGAAGCCGATCTACGGCCTGCCCGGCCACTTCCAAATCGTCATGGAGCATCAGGATTTGCTTGGAGAGCTGGATTGTTTTATTTGCAATCATGTCGAGGCCGGGCGGCTGACCGGGGACGATTGGGAGGGCCTGTCGAACGAACGCCGTCTGGAGGCGCTGGAGGCGTTCATGGAGGCGCGCGGCGTCCGCGCGATGGTCGTCACCCTCGGGGCCGAGGGCGCCGTCTATTGCGACCGCGAGGCGCTTCTGCGCGGCTTCCAGCCGACGTTCCCGGCGACGCTCCGGGACGCCAGCGGCGCCGGAGACGCCTTCTCCGCAGGCACGGTGTGGGGGCTTTCGCGAGGTATGCCCCTCGACCAAGCCGTCGTCAGCGGCACCAAAGTCGCCGGCTGGGTCATCGAGTCCGAACAGAACGTCTGCCCGGACGCCGCCGATCGGATGCGGCAGGATCCTTTTTTCCGCAAATGGATATAG